A window of Cyanobacteria bacterium GSL.Bin1 genomic DNA:
GTAATAAAATCGATTGTCTCATGATTAAAAGACACGCTAAAACCAGGCGTTGTTTTTGTCCTGCTGATAGACGATCAATTTGCCATCGCGCTTTGGAACTTAGGCCAAATTCGCTTAAAGAATGATCGATAATCAAGGGAATGCGATCGCTGCTAATGTTTAAGTTTTCTAGTCCAAATCCTAATTCTTCCCAAACCGTATCGGTAAAGATTTGCGTTTCCACATTTTGTAATAAAACACCAAAATAATGAGCGCGATCGCGCACTGATTCTTCATTTAAAACTTGGTCTTTTACTAAAATATTTCCTGTTAATTCCCCTTGAACATGAGTGGGAGAAATACCAGCTAAGCAATTGAGGAGAGTACTTTTTCCACAACCCGTTGCACCAGAAATGAGTATAATTTCACCTGGGTGAAGCGTGAGATTAACATAATTCAAAGTGGGGTGAGATTGATTGCTGTAGGTAAAAGTTAAATCACTAATTGTTAACAAAGGGTTAGACATAAAATATTCCCCACAACAATCCGAAACAACTCAGGGTAAATAGAGTATCAGAAAAAGACCAAGTTAGCGGTTGACTCATACTGCGCGGTGAGTCGGGATCGTAACCGCGCGTTTCCAGCCCGATCGCGACTTCATCCGCATAAGAAACAATGCGAAAAATTAAAGGAATAAATAATCCTGAAACTAAATAGCGAGGCTGACGACTTAAATCAATTCCTCGCAACTGATTCGCTTCAATAATGCGGGTGGTTTCTCGCTGCATTAAGGGCAAAAAACGCCACGTTAGCATCACACTTAACACTAAAAAACTGGGAAGGCGTAACACTTGTAAAGCACGGACTAAAGATGCTGGCGGTGTGGTTGCAGAAAGTAATGGTGTGGGGAGAGTAATCGCTAAAAGACGAAAGGTGTTCGCGATCGCGAAATTCCAATCTCCTTGGGATAAACCAACTGCAATTAAAGTAAAAATCATTAGTAGCGCGATCGTTATCAGAATCAAGCGCAGAGTTAATTTAACTTCCCAAAGCATCAGGAAAATAAATACACTTGCCACTAAGCCTGCAGTTTGAATCTCTTGTAAAGCAAAGGCAATACTCGTAAAAACTAAACTAGCTGCAATCTTAGCTAGCGGATTAACCCTGACTAAAAAACTGCGTTTACGAGAGGCAAATGGGTTAAGCATCATAATTTCTTGTTTGTCATCTGATAACGAATGACTAATGACCAAT
This region includes:
- a CDS encoding energy-coupling factor transporter transmembrane protein EcfT, translated to MLNPFASRKRSFLVRVNPLAKIAASLVFTSIAFALQEIQTAGLVASVFIFLMLWEVKLTLRLILITIALLMIFTLIAVGLSQGDWNFAIANTFRLLAITLPTPLLSATTPPASLVRALQVLRLPSFLVLSVMLTWRFLPLMQRETTRIIEANQLRGIDLSRQPRYLVSGLFIPLIFRIVSYADEVAIGLETRGYDPDSPRSMSQPLTWSFSDTLFTLSCFGLLWGIFYV